The Acropora muricata isolate sample 2 chromosome 4, ASM3666990v1, whole genome shotgun sequence genome contains the following window.
ttttttttttttttcaatgtgcagtccaaaataggggtgcgtatTATAATTATACAAGGGcacgcattatacacgggtaaatacagtaCTTCTTATTCATAAAACAACTTCTGCAATAATTTGTataaacaataaattattgatcaatGGTTTTAGCTACAGTATTTTTAAGTCCATCAATTTCAGATAACAAACACTCACCAGGAGGGCTCGATGAAGGCTTGAATGAACATATCCAAAGCCTACTTTGCCAATAAGCGTCGAAATGGTCGGAAGTACTAATGCCCCACAAAGCAATCTTGTGAGAGAGACTGGGTCAGACAGTGGTGTAGGCTCAGCTGGTGTGCGAGTGGCCAAGCCAGCTGTTAAATGTGGTAGAAAATAGTTAAGAAATGACATCTTTCTTACATGACGTCTCCAAAGCCGCAAAACATGGTCCTCCCAGCGCACCATTTTGCCAAGTATTAACGCCAAAGGTATTGTTGGAAGTCCAACAAATAAAAACATTGGATCTGCTTTCTCCATAACCTCAAGTCCTTCTTTGTGGCCCAAAACCTGCATTACTGTTACTGCTCCATACGTGACAGCGGACCAATACAATGAACCTACCACAACCCCTGCTGCAGCAATGGGGCAGAATTTGTTGATAAGTTTGTCTACGAACTCTACTGACTGAAGTAATGGTCCCAGAGGAGGAAAAACAATAATGTATTCCGCATTGCATTGTGGGCAGGAAACTTTGGCTGTAGAACTGCCACCTTGTTTTTCATCAATCCAACGCTGAAGGCAGACCTGATGGACCCACTTTGCTGTACCACGGCAACGGCAAGGTCTCACCCACTGGGACATTGGTTCATCTTCATCTGTGGCAAAGCACACCCAACAGCGTCTACAAAAAAGTTCAAAATCAGgtcttattatatggcaagctctgCCAGCGGGCAGTTTGCGgtgaattctgtgttctgattggctacccgagtgggcaagatggagcgatactgcccgcccaggactgcccgtttcgttcccgcaaataaaatttcgccaaagttcaagcgagtgcacaaaagttttctctcgctaaaattactttctgctcaggtaaaaagatttttcgtgatttctctgtctttatggaaccagaaaaagcgtcaacaagaatgaaaacaatgaaaacaaaaatgttgataagttttaaacatacgttttgcagcaaaaaaccagcaaattaaacacaaaagtttgtttttaatttgaaaatttgaatttgaaatttgaatttgaaatgtaaccaatcaaatgattgtattttctgcatttatccaatcaggatatagggtcACGcactatcactttagcatttaacattttttcagtgctctttatgccatacaataaatcgtttattgaccaagctagttcggtcaagatggctgcaTATTGGcgtcgttctctttttacgtttttatggaccgcgACTTCGTCGCGGTCCATAAAAATGCAACaagagaacttggccaatatccagccatcttgacctcgtgcttggtcaataatatatacatattgcATGATGCAGAGGTGTAAATCTTGAGAAGGCAGCATTGCGGAGTGGTTTAAGAGCACCAGACTTGAAAGCTGGTGATCCCAAATTCAAGTCACACTCTGACCCAGGTTTGTCGTTAAATGCCAGCTGTCAGCAAAATTCACTTGCTGAGTCTGAGGAGATCACTGGAgatcactaacaatgaacttgaaatttttcaataccgcacaaggccgccgagtgcggtattgaaaaatttcattaaatttcatttcgtAAAACGCACATACAGTATCCTCTATCTACTGCCTTATCGTATACCCACATAGTGACCAGCTCCCTGTTGGCTTGAAAGCTGAACTGCATTGCAGAGGTCAAGTTTCgagtcccattcaggcctgaatttttcacaTCTTTCTTTCATAATATAATGGAGAATTACAATATACTGAAAAAAaagcccttttatttcaaatttcgccactttgacagacatgaaaatagcactttgacatAACctattgtctatacaaaatgaagtgaactgattggttgctatgcttagcaaagaattgtgattggttcaaagaatcacccaactgtcaaacttgaatcaagCGTCGCTTGTCATAGAAGAGACAATCAAATTTAATGATaacgtcatctatgcgtctgtcctccaacAGATCGTAAgtgggaaccaatcagaatgtgtgcataactgagcttattattataatgtaatATAGACTGACATCAGCTTTGTGATCTTTTTGCAATGGTAATTTGACCCATATCAACTTGGCTAATACTAGATTTTTGTGGCAACTCCATTTTAGGGCACTCACAGTTTTTGTGGTTTTGCCAAGTCACTACtgaatcaaaacaaaggaaGACAAAAACAGATCTCTTGTGACACATAGTAGCTCATGAATATTACAAGAAAGTGATTCTTAATTGCGATTCAgttaaatcgcaaacacaactgcgatgatcacaccttcatttcatatAGTAACTCAGTGGTGAGAACCTATTTGCCGGGTGAATGTGTATTCAAGTATATGTCATGCCATAAAAAATTTTCAACTCCTTTTTATGAGGTTCAAGCAAATTAGACTGGAAATCACATTCCTGCTTACATTTAGTGACTCAATCTTATTTGCAATTATGAAAAAGTGCCGATCAAACCGTCAAATGCATGCATTTTAGAGGGGAAACTGCAAAGTCATGACTGAAGAAAAAAGTAATGAAGTTCAAAGAAGCCCAAACAATCAGGCCATAGTTCAAATGTTGGATTAGTGATTCAGCAGTTAAATCAACAGTGATAGGGTTGCAACCAAAACCACATTGGTTATCCGGTGAAAAACGATTCATCTAACGGTTAATGTTATTCACCCTTTGAACAATAATTAAATTCATAACAATAACGTTCATTTCTATAACAAAGACAAACCATATGAGGATGTGTTAACTTTCTCTGTTTACATGACTGGACCGCTAATCTATTTAATTGCCTTTGGCAGAAGATGTAGGATTGAGTTTTcaaaaatgattcaaatgaAACGTTGACTTTCAGACACTCATATGAGTAATGGGCAATAATATTGTCAGAATTACAAGcaaagcaaaacattttcaaagGTCAAAGGATTTAATGAGCCGAAACCAataattgtggaattgcacacattttaggcatcctactgatgaacagttgcaacacagatatattttttagcaactactatcatttgcagtctgtccgctttgaatcgTCATTCTGTTCAGAGTACATGTAATACTTTGTGTAATCTTGTATTTTTACTGATGAAGAATTAGCCTAAAGTTCGTTCGATTAATTTGAGTTTCAGAGAATATGGCGAGTGTCCACCAGAAAATGGAAACTATAGTGGTCAGAAATGGCAGGATATTCTGACTCTATTCCTGGGTATGACTCCATTTTTTAAAATTCGTATTGCAAACGTCCAAAGGTAAACTCAATTCTAACTTGCAAGAAAGTAATTCTTACCATCTTCCGTAtgaatgaaagaagaaatggcAGAAAAATGAAATATGTCAAGCAATATTAATCTATCTCTATTAAATCGAGTTTACAGAAAAGAGTTAACGCTTTAACGTATATGGTAATATTCTTGTGCTCACAGCTGCTTAGTTCCGCACAAAAAGCAAAGGCTTTTGTACTCACTGCTTCTTGGCCATTAATTAACGAACACCTCAAAGACATGTTTTCCAGACGGTGGCTCGCAAAATTTAAAGTTCCCTTGGAATCCGTGAATGTGTTGCCAAATAGACTACGTATACTTTAACGTTAACCTCCACCAAAACCAAAAGTAGTTAACACGAATTAAACTTGGAACAAGTTAAACGTGTTTTCACCTACCTTGCATCCAAGTCGTCGACGCATGAAGAAGCCATTAAAGAGCCAATTTACTGTTAATAAAATACAGCCGAAGGTCTCACAAACACAGTCGAAGATAGATATCCTCACCAATTGCTTAAATATGGCGTCCAACTCCTCGCTTGCATTCCACCCAATCAGAAAATACCAACTACTCCATGTATACTTCCGGTTGAATAGGTGGTGCCAGTTTCCGTGCCGTCGCTTCCataaccctttaactgccgaatgagcgctcagggcacttacagattttactctgtctaacgccaaacgattttactcgtcaatggggaaccccttggacgggaaagggttaacaacgtcaaaaactaggttccaattaaccccttaactgccgaatgagcgctcagggcacttacagattttactctgtctaacgccagacgattttactcgtccatggggaaccccttggacgggaaagggataAAAGACTTATTTCATTGACATCTATAtatattctttccttttttttttataagtgCAAGAAGACAAAATAAATGCATTACATCAACTCTAAAATTTATTTGGATAAACCTTTCTTCCATGTTAGAGCTGTTCGAGCATTGAAGATTGGAGAAAAATGCTTGGGAACACTTAAAttgcaaagaaataaaaactatTCTTAATGCCACACATGGTACACTTAGCAAGCCAAAGATTTCTTT
Protein-coding sequences here:
- the LOC136914727 gene encoding E3 ubiquitin-protein ligase MARCHF5-like, which codes for MASSCVDDLDARRCWVCFATDEDEPMSQWVRPCRCRGTAKWVHQVCLQRWIDEKQGGSSTAKVSCPQCNAEYIIVFPPLGPLLQSVEFVDKLINKFCPIAAAGVVVGSLYWSAVTYGAVTVMQVLGHKEGLEVMEKADPMFLFVGLPTIPLALILGKMVRWEDHVLRLWRRHVRKMSFLNYFLPHLTAGLATRTPAEPTPLSDPVSLTRLLCGALVLPTISTLIGKVGFGYVHSSLHRALLGGMTFVAVKGVVRIYYKQQQYVRQAQRVVKDYEPE